From a region of the Myroides sp. JBRI-B21084 genome:
- a CDS encoding ComEC/Rec2 family competence protein — protein sequence MATIHFLNVLEGDCNIIQHDSGRVTVMDVSNAYNDEDTAEEKAVKASKEREEMRNRTFVPSDKKNYHQKKDPDNPIDYLKNKLKVNDIFRFIISHPDMDHLDGIKDLFDEFEITNTWDTDNDKYIDLTGFFAGYNKEDWKFYTNLRAGKVTTTKRLTYFSKTNNLYFNEDDITILCPTAELVKLGNETEDYNDSSYAILFTPPKKNGGKWKILLAGDTHNDSWDYILKNHKSDVSNVDILFAPHHGRDSSRNYDFLDTLKPKVTLFGNASSEHLAYKKYPETRITNNQAGYVILDIALDQIEIFVKNFEFAKDFRLNPKRNWTAPTYNSVHKAYLLGQLNA from the coding sequence ATGGCGACAATTCATTTTTTAAATGTTCTTGAAGGAGATTGTAACATAATCCAACATGACTCTGGACGTGTTACAGTTATGGATGTAAGTAACGCTTACAATGACGAAGATACAGCAGAAGAAAAAGCTGTAAAAGCGTCAAAAGAAAGAGAAGAAATGCGGAATAGAACTTTTGTTCCATCAGACAAGAAGAATTATCATCAAAAGAAAGACCCTGACAATCCAATCGACTATTTGAAAAACAAACTAAAGGTCAATGATATTTTTAGGTTTATAATCTCTCATCCAGACATGGACCATTTAGATGGCATAAAAGACTTGTTTGATGAATTTGAAATTACAAATACATGGGATACTGATAATGATAAATACATAGACTTGACTGGATTCTTTGCAGGCTATAACAAAGAAGACTGGAAATTTTACACAAATTTAAGAGCTGGAAAAGTTACAACTACCAAAAGACTTACATATTTCTCGAAAACGAATAATCTGTATTTCAACGAAGACGACATTACAATCTTATGTCCGACTGCGGAACTGGTTAAACTAGGCAATGAAACGGAAGACTATAATGATTCTTCCTATGCAATATTGTTCACTCCACCAAAAAAGAACGGTGGTAAATGGAAAATACTATTAGCTGGAGATACTCACAATGATTCCTGGGATTACATTTTGAAAAATCATAAAAGTGATGTTTCCAATGTTGATATCCTGTTTGCACCACATCATGGGAGAGATTCGAGTAGGAATTATGATTTTTTAGACACCCTTAAACCTAAAGTAACACTATTTGGAAATGCAAGTTCTGAGCATTTAGCATACAAAAAATATCCTGAGACACGGATAACAAATAATCAGGCAGGTTATGTCATCTTAGATATTGCTCTTGACCAAATTGAAATTTTTGTAAAGAACTTTGAGTTTGCAAAAGACTTTAGATTAAATCCTAAACGTAATTGGACTGCTCCTACTTATAATTCCGTTCATAAAGCATATTTACTCGGACAATTAAATGCATAA
- a CDS encoding type I restriction endonuclease, producing the protein MESDLKIKLEQLHQRVDQLKDQINTEEATKNAFVMPFIQILGYDIFNPTEVIPEFICDIGTKKGEKIDYVIKKDNEPILIIECKHWKENVDAHNSQLHRYYHVSKSRFGVLTNGHQYNFYSDLEKPNIMDDKPFFTLDLSNIKDSNIKILEKFSKNGYNLEEILDSAEALKYIKAIRNEFEKELQEPSDEIVRLLVNRFFDKPMTASRLVTFKEYTRKAFSNSINDSINYRLKNALNINENVPSKSVEQIESVDANSEIPKFITTEEEVEASQIVKAILREVIPSSRIAFRDTQSYFGILLDDNNRKPICRLHFNSSNKYVELFNNGKDNGEKKLIGSLDEIYDFKNELHSTIKNYE; encoded by the coding sequence ATGGAATCAGACTTGAAAATTAAACTTGAACAATTACATCAAAGAGTTGACCAACTTAAAGACCAAATTAACACAGAAGAAGCGACTAAAAATGCATTCGTAATGCCGTTTATTCAAATTCTTGGATATGATATTTTTAATCCAACGGAAGTAATTCCAGAATTTATTTGCGACATAGGAACTAAAAAAGGTGAAAAAATTGATTATGTAATTAAAAAAGATAACGAACCAATTTTAATTATTGAGTGCAAACATTGGAAAGAAAATGTTGATGCTCATAATTCGCAATTACATCGTTACTATCACGTTTCCAAATCAAGATTTGGTGTTTTGACAAATGGACATCAGTATAATTTTTATTCTGATTTAGAGAAACCAAATATAATGGACGACAAGCCATTTTTCACATTGGATTTATCAAACATAAAAGATTCGAATATAAAAATCCTTGAAAAATTCTCTAAAAATGGGTACAATTTAGAAGAAATTTTGGATTCTGCGGAAGCATTAAAATATATTAAAGCAATCAGAAACGAATTTGAGAAGGAACTTCAAGAGCCATCAGATGAAATTGTTCGGTTATTAGTGAACCGATTTTTTGACAAACCTATGACAGCATCAAGACTTGTAACATTCAAAGAATATACAAGAAAAGCGTTTTCAAATTCCATAAATGATTCAATAAATTATAGACTGAAAAATGCATTGAACATTAATGAAAATGTTCCTTCTAAATCTGTAGAGCAAATTGAATCTGTTGATGCAAATTCAGAAATTCCAAAATTTATAACTACCGAAGAGGAAGTGGAAGCATCTCAAATTGTAAAAGCAATTTTAAGAGAAGTGATTCCATCTTCAAGAATAGCATTTAGAGATACACAATCTTATTTTGGAATACTATTAGACGATAATAACAGAAAACCAATATGTAGACTTCATTTTAATTCGTCAAATAAATACGTTGAACTTTTCAATAATGGAAAAGATAATGGTGAGAAAAAATTAATTGGTTCGTTAGATGAAATTTATGATTTCAAAAATGAACTACATTCGACAATTAAAAATTATGAATAA